CACCCCATCGGTCTTTATACTGCAAGTCAGTCATATACTGCCTGTCAATAGTAGGATGATTAAATGAGGCACCCACATTGGCACCCACACGCCATTGAGCGTTTGCCGCAAACGGAAGCATTAGCATCAATAGAAATAAAAGTTTTTTCATTTTTAGAAAAAGATTAGTTTTACAAATTGTACAAATTTATTTATATGTGATTTGTTTGTTGCAAAGGTAATTCTTTTTTTGAAAAGCGTCATATTCTAGCTAAGCATTTTTTTCTGTCATATAACTCCAATAGCGGCGGGGCATGTCGCTAAGTTGCTTTTTGGGATTCATGCGTTCTTTAATGCAGATGGCTTTAAAATAGGTACGCCAAAGGTCTTGAAACAGGCTGTCGTTGTCGCTCAGCACATCGTCGTTTAGTTTTCCATTGGACAAATCGAAAGGCACCTCGGCCTCATTTTCAAAGGTCACCCGAACTGCTTTTCCTCTTTGCTTATTCTCAATTGGTGGTATTGCTCCATTGTCAGGGGCAGGGGAATCTCCAGTGGAGGTTCCTTTATAGTACCCATAGTGTCGTTTGGCATCATAGATGAGCCACGACTGGTCGCGGAAACGGTCCTCAAAGTGATTGGTGATAAGCGGAAGAACATTATGGTCGGGCGATACAACAGCCAGGTAGGTGCCATCCTTTGCTTTCTGAAAACGGATAAACTGTTTCATTCGCAACTGTTCGTGAAGCACTCTTCTGCAGGTGTTCCTGACAGCCAGCACATCTGGATCGCTGGCATTCTGTTCAAGAGAGAGCTTCTTTGCTCCACCTATTTCGGAGTTTCTGGGGGGCCGGTTTCTGAACACCTTACAGATAAAATTAAACAACGGTTGATTGAGAGCCCGTTCTTCCGACATCCAACTAACGGTTATCATGTGCAGGGCATCGCTCGAGAGATTTTTCTCGAGTCCTTTCCACACCCTACTGGCTTTCTCTTCATCGGTTACTACCACATGAGGCTCGTTGGCAAACAACGGTAGCTGTTCGCCCTCAGCCAGCAACGTCACCTCTTGCTGGTGTAGAAAGAAACTGTCAAATACAGCTGTAAGCAGTCCGTCGAGCGTCTGATCGAAAGTATATACCGTCATCTGTTTTCTACCGAATCATCTATTATATATAGAATTCCGAAAATTACTCCTCTTGGAAATCCAACGACAACTGCTGTTCCTCAGCAGCTCTTTTCTGTTGAGCCTTTGAAAGCAACATGGGGCGCAGGCGTTCGGGATGCAGTTCGTTGATGCCAATGATAGGCTGTGAAAACGACGAGGTGAGCTCGCCACAGGTAATGAAGTACTTGGCTTTCTTCATCACAACTCCCATTTTCTTGAGGTGGAAGGAAGTGATACGGTTGAAACGGCGCGATTTGACTATCAGCACTGCACTCTTCACGCCAATGCCCGGCACTCTGAGAATATGCTCATAGGGGGCACTGTTTATATCAACAGGAAAGAACTCCGGATGGCGCAATGCCCATCCAAGTTTCGGATCCACCTCAAGGTCGAGGTGGGTATGCTGGTCGTCCACGATCTCATCGACATTAAAAT
The sequence above is a segment of the Prevotella sp. E9-3 genome. Coding sequences within it:
- a CDS encoding TIGR03915 family putative DNA repair protein; the protein is MTVYTFDQTLDGLLTAVFDSFFLHQQEVTLLAEGEQLPLFANEPHVVVTDEEKASRVWKGLEKNLSSDALHMITVSWMSEERALNQPLFNFICKVFRNRPPRNSEIGGAKKLSLEQNASDPDVLAVRNTCRRVLHEQLRMKQFIRFQKAKDGTYLAVVSPDHNVLPLITNHFEDRFRDQSWLIYDAKRHYGYYKGTSTGDSPAPDNGAIPPIENKQRGKAVRVTFENEAEVPFDLSNGKLNDDVLSDNDSLFQDLWRTYFKAICIKERMNPKKQLSDMPRRYWSYMTEKNA